One window from the genome of Desulfomicrobium apsheronum encodes:
- a CDS encoding cytochrome C oxidase subunit IV family protein, whose translation MTTQKHILPFALLTRIWLVLMALTGVTVGVASFDFGYLNVLVAMTVASTKALLVIFFFMHLKYENRTLGAFVLLVFVILAIFIGFTFFDVAMRPEAGS comes from the coding sequence ATGACTACACAAAAACACATTCTGCCCTTTGCCCTGCTGACCAGGATCTGGCTGGTCCTCATGGCCCTGACCGGAGTCACGGTGGGCGTCGCGAGTTTCGACTTCGGCTATCTGAACGTTCTGGTGGCCATGACCGTGGCCTCGACCAAGGCGCTGCTGGTGATCTTTTTTTTCATGCACCTCAAATACGAGAACCGCACGCTCGGGGCCTTCGTGCTGCTGGTTTTCGTCATTCTGGCCATCTTCATCGGCTTCACCTTCTTTGATGTGGCGATGCGGCCGGAGGCAGGCTCATGA
- a CDS encoding protoheme IX farnesyltransferase: MIRDMLALIRPGISLAVGLSALAGYVMAAGALSGGGGLFAGTFVLSAAVSVLNQIQERGRDARMERTRSRPLASGRMSAGQGSLLFSILLALSAMLLWPLLSWRALPVLLVVLGLYNGLYTLMKPVTGWAMIPGAACGALPFWIGWMAGGGGLFAIEPAYFFALYFVWQMPHFWMLAESNADDYAAAGFPVPANSFSTFSRQAIPRIWTLALAMLGGMAPLFGLATGLGQAYALATVCPAYALLAVFARARVLRLASDGFLAGVVLMIVTERLVS, from the coding sequence ATGATTAGGGACATGCTGGCGCTGATACGGCCCGGAATATCCCTGGCAGTCGGGCTGTCGGCCCTGGCCGGGTATGTCATGGCTGCCGGGGCGTTGTCCGGCGGCGGCGGGCTTTTTGCCGGGACCTTTGTCCTGAGCGCGGCCGTATCGGTTCTGAACCAGATCCAGGAGCGCGGCCGCGATGCGCGCATGGAGCGGACCAGATCCCGGCCGCTGGCAAGCGGAAGGATGAGCGCGGGGCAGGGGAGCCTTCTGTTTTCCATCCTGCTTGCGCTGTCGGCCATGCTGCTTTGGCCTCTTCTTTCCTGGCGGGCCCTGCCTGTCCTGCTGGTGGTTCTTGGTCTGTACAATGGCCTCTACACCCTGATGAAGCCCGTCACGGGCTGGGCCATGATCCCCGGAGCGGCCTGCGGCGCGCTGCCTTTCTGGATCGGCTGGATGGCCGGGGGCGGGGGCCTGTTTGCCATCGAACCCGCCTATTTCTTCGCCCTGTATTTCGTTTGGCAGATGCCCCATTTCTGGATGCTTGCCGAAAGCAACGCCGATGACTACGCGGCCGCCGGCTTCCCGGTCCCGGCCAACAGTTTTTCCACTTTTTCCCGTCAGGCCATTCCCAGAATATGGACCCTGGCCCTGGCCATGCTCGGCGGCATGGCTCCGCTTTTCGGCCTCGCGACAGGTCTTGGGCAAGCCTACGCCCTGGCCACGGTCTGTCCTGCCTACGCGCTTTTGGCTGTTTTCGCTCGGGCCCGGGTGCTGCGTTTGGCGTCGGATGGTTTTCTGGCGGGGGTTGTGCTCATGATCGTGACGGAACGGCTGGTTTCGTGA
- a CDS encoding c-type cytochrome, giving the protein MKYVLGCLFAGLLFASVAVASGDLGAERYEKMCKSCHGADGSNAAMSRALKGLPAEEVKAALIGYKEQTYGGKKKGMMERVAKSLTEEDIEALATHIGTF; this is encoded by the coding sequence ATGAAATACGTATTGGGATGCCTTTTTGCCGGTCTTCTTTTTGCTTCTGTGGCCGTGGCTTCCGGTGATCTGGGCGCCGAGCGCTATGAGAAGATGTGCAAGAGCTGTCATGGGGCCGATGGGTCCAATGCGGCCATGAGTCGGGCCCTCAAGGGGTTACCGGCCGAGGAAGTGAAGGCGGCTCTGATCGGCTACAAGGAGCAGACTTACGGTGGAAAGAAGAAAGGCATGATGGAACGCGTGGCCAAATCCCTCACCGAAGAGGATATCGAGGCGCTGGCCACACATATCGGCACTTTTTAA
- the coxB gene encoding cytochrome c oxidase subunit II has product MIPPITKVAAQVDQVFLLIFGVSTAILIAITALMVWFVIRYHHTRHPKAADIRGNLLAEVVWTVIPSILVMGMFYYGWASFKALRSVPADAMRVQVTARMWSWVFEYENGKRASTLYVPLDRAVRLDMTSVDVIHSFFVPAFRIKMDTVPGMQTHAWFQAQREGSYDILCAEYCGLRHANMLSTVEVMGPDAFQTWYESSAKGDEAAIGLLESYGCTACHSLDGSEEMGPTLLNIYGAQRRVIDANGTREAFVDEAYLRRAIIEPDAELVEGFEGMPSYKEDMPDQDLDAIIKYLTGGAKRDLDRGRQLMEAEGCLSCHSTDGSEIAGPTLKNIVGREVELGDGSRMAADDQYLIEAILDPEKFIVVGYDPIMPSYEHLTEDELQAMVDYMHALSENHD; this is encoded by the coding sequence ATGATCCCTCCCATCACCAAGGTCGCGGCTCAGGTCGATCAGGTCTTCCTGCTGATTTTCGGGGTTTCGACCGCCATATTGATTGCCATCACGGCGCTCATGGTCTGGTTCGTCATCCGCTACCATCACACCCGTCATCCCAAGGCAGCGGACATTCGCGGCAACCTCCTGGCGGAGGTCGTCTGGACGGTCATCCCGAGCATCCTGGTCATGGGCATGTTCTACTACGGCTGGGCCAGCTTCAAGGCGCTGCGTTCCGTCCCTGCCGACGCCATGCGCGTGCAGGTCACGGCGCGCATGTGGTCCTGGGTGTTCGAATACGAGAACGGCAAGCGCGCCAGCACCCTCTATGTGCCCCTGGACCGGGCCGTGCGCCTGGACATGACCTCCGTGGACGTCATCCACAGCTTCTTCGTGCCCGCTTTCCGCATCAAGATGGACACCGTTCCCGGCATGCAGACCCATGCCTGGTTCCAGGCCCAGCGCGAGGGCAGCTACGACATCCTGTGCGCCGAATACTGCGGACTGCGGCATGCCAACATGCTGTCCACGGTCGAGGTCATGGGCCCTGACGCATTTCAAACCTGGTACGAAAGCTCGGCCAAGGGAGATGAGGCCGCCATTGGGCTTTTGGAGTCTTACGGCTGCACTGCCTGCCACTCCCTGGACGGATCGGAGGAAATGGGGCCGACGCTTCTGAACATCTATGGGGCGCAGCGGCGGGTCATCGACGCAAACGGCACGCGGGAGGCCTTCGTGGACGAGGCCTATCTGCGTCGCGCCATCATCGAGCCGGATGCGGAACTGGTGGAGGGCTTCGAGGGAATGCCTTCCTACAAGGAGGATATGCCGGACCAGGATCTGGATGCCATCATTAAATATCTGACGGGCGGAGCCAAGCGCGACCTTGATCGGGGCAGGCAGCTGATGGAGGCCGAAGGATGCCTGAGCTGCCATTCCACCGACGGATCGGAGATAGCCGGGCCGACGCTCAAGAACATCGTCGGGCGCGAGGTTGAATTGGGCGACGGTTCGCGGATGGCGGCCGATGATCAGTATTTGATCGAAGCCATCCTTGATCCGGAAAAATTCATTGTCGTCGGGTATGATCCCATCATGCCTTCCTACGAACATCTGACCGAAGACGAGCTGCAGGCCATGGTCGACTACATGCACGCCTTGAGCGAAAATCATGATTAG
- a CDS encoding cytochrome c oxidase subunit 3 family protein gives MSEAHKDYAGDKFGMWLFLFTEILLFGGFFLLYSVYLHRYPAEFHEGGLQLSRVFGTLNTVVLITSSLTVALAISALQQGRKALSLWLLSATIALAGVFMVNKFFEWSAKIGHGIYPGSPEMAAGSGGANIFFGLYYLMTGAHGLHVVIGAAILGFCMLRIWQGRVTADDFGLLENGGLYWHLVDLVWIFLFPLFYLIS, from the coding sequence ATGAGTGAGGCACACAAGGATTACGCCGGCGACAAGTTCGGGATGTGGCTTTTTCTGTTCACCGAGATCCTGCTCTTCGGTGGGTTCTTTCTGCTCTATTCGGTCTATCTGCACCGTTATCCGGCGGAGTTTCATGAAGGCGGGCTGCAACTGAGCCGCGTGTTCGGCACCCTCAACACGGTCGTGCTCATCACCTCCAGCCTGACCGTGGCCCTGGCCATTTCCGCCCTGCAGCAGGGCAGGAAGGCGCTCTCTCTGTGGCTCCTGAGCGCGACCATCGCTCTGGCCGGGGTTTTCATGGTCAACAAGTTCTTCGAATGGTCGGCCAAGATCGGACATGGCATCTATCCCGGTTCGCCGGAGATGGCGGCCGGGTCCGGCGGGGCGAACATCTTCTTCGGCCTCTACTACCTCATGACCGGAGCCCATGGCCTGCATGTGGTCATCGGCGCGGCGATCCTTGGTTTCTGCATGCTGCGCATATGGCAGGGCAGGGTCACGGCCGACGATTTCGGGCTGCTTGAGAACGGCGGCCTGTACTGGCATCTGGTCGATCTGGTCTGGATTTTCCTCTTTCCACTTTTTTACCTGATCAGTTGA
- a CDS encoding SCO family protein, whose protein sequence is MRSVLLLFLFLAWPTLAIAQSAVHRAHDAAAAVTAHDHSTTEQAEEALHSGHGDAGLMPMEPLSQDPAQATHSGHVQPEAMPADHSGHGTMAPPAGNVPAVSAPEPEHVHPTPVAEASIGVTEKLGEFIAAEARFFDEDGKAVTMGEIVDKPTIVVPIYFSCPNVCAIIQSSLTAVLPDVKLEPGVDFQVVSVSFDDTDTPELAARQKRNYMAAMDFKYPENGWRFLTGEEADIRVLMDSLGFGFRREGKDFLHPVVIMAVSPKGKIVRYLYGTKPLAFDLTMAATEAGKEQIGLSVKRVLAYCFSYDPEGKRYAFNFMKITGTGILFILVVLLVSLMLAGRKKRTPRN, encoded by the coding sequence ATGCGATCAGTCCTTCTCCTCTTTCTTTTTTTGGCCTGGCCGACATTGGCGATTGCGCAAAGCGCCGTGCACCGGGCTCATGATGCCGCGGCCGCAGTTACCGCTCATGACCACTCCACGACGGAGCAGGCCGAAGAGGCGCTGCATTCCGGCCACGGTGATGCCGGGCTCATGCCAATGGAACCTTTGTCCCAGGACCCCGCGCAGGCCACGCATTCAGGCCACGTGCAGCCCGAGGCAATGCCTGCCGATCATTCCGGGCACGGGACTATGGCTCCCCCGGCCGGGAACGTTCCTGCCGTGTCCGCACCCGAACCCGAGCATGTCCATCCCACGCCCGTGGCCGAAGCCTCGATCGGCGTGACGGAGAAGCTCGGAGAATTCATCGCCGCCGAGGCCCGATTTTTCGACGAGGACGGCAAGGCCGTGACCATGGGTGAGATCGTGGACAAGCCGACCATCGTCGTGCCCATTTATTTTTCCTGCCCCAATGTCTGCGCCATCATCCAGAGTTCCCTGACGGCGGTGCTGCCGGACGTGAAGCTTGAGCCCGGAGTCGATTTTCAGGTGGTCAGCGTCAGCTTCGACGACACGGACACGCCGGAACTGGCCGCCCGTCAGAAGCGCAACTACATGGCGGCCATGGACTTCAAGTATCCGGAAAACGGCTGGCGATTTCTGACCGGCGAAGAGGCCGACATCCGCGTGCTCATGGATTCCCTGGGGTTCGGCTTCAGGCGCGAGGGCAAGGATTTTCTGCATCCGGTGGTCATCATGGCCGTCTCGCCCAAGGGCAAGATCGTGCGCTATCTCTACGGCACGAAACCCCTGGCCTTCGATCTGACCATGGCCGCCACCGAGGCGGGCAAGGAGCAGATCGGTCTGTCCGTCAAGCGCGTGCTGGCCTACTGCTTTTCCTATGACCCCGAAGGCAAGCGCTACGCGTTCAATTTCATGAAGATAACTGGCACGGGCATCCTGTTCATACTGGTCGTTTTGCTCGTCTCGCTCATGCTTGCCGGCCGCAAGAAGCGAACTCCCCGAAATTAA
- the ctaD gene encoding cytochrome c oxidase subunit I, with translation MHSPGETVPFLDPYPGRSGILSWIFSTDHKRIGMLYLWCILTMFAVGVVLGVLMRLELIAPGRDIMDAQTYNAMFTLHGVVMIFLFVIPGIPAAFGNILLPLQIGAEDVSFPRLNIFSWWLYLTGACLAVTSLFTGGGPPDTGWTFYVPFSERTTTNVSLAVVAVFILGFSSILTGLNFITTIHRLRAPQMSWGKLPLFTWSLYATAWIQLLATPVLGITVALVFIERWLGIGLFDPSKGGDPLLYQHLFWIYSHPAVYIMIVPAMGVVSEIIPAFARKSIFGYKAIAISSLAIAFAGSLVWAHHMFTSGMSDTAVMVFSFLTFVVAIPSAIKVFNWVATLYKGSIYLDPPLMFALGFIFLFSAGGLTGLVLGSAGTDIHVHDTYFVVAHFHYVIFGGTGFGLFAAMLFWFPKFFGRMYDRRMANVSWYLLIGGFNMLYFPMFVIGLQGMPRRYYDYLPMYHTGQMVSTIGSWVLVAGLIVLFYSLSRCFYGPRTVGNNPWGAATLEWTLPSPPPHLTFLDPPDVPRGPYSYEGVTRDE, from the coding sequence ATGCATTCTCCCGGTGAAACCGTGCCCTTTCTGGACCCCTATCCGGGCCGAAGCGGCATCCTGTCCTGGATCTTCTCCACGGATCACAAGCGCATCGGCATGCTCTATCTGTGGTGCATACTGACCATGTTCGCGGTCGGCGTGGTGCTTGGCGTGCTCATGCGCCTGGAACTCATCGCGCCGGGGCGGGACATCATGGACGCCCAGACCTACAACGCCATGTTCACCCTGCATGGCGTGGTCATGATCTTTCTCTTCGTCATCCCCGGCATTCCGGCCGCCTTCGGCAACATCCTGCTCCCCCTGCAGATCGGGGCCGAGGATGTGTCCTTTCCGCGCCTGAACATCTTCTCCTGGTGGCTGTACCTGACCGGAGCCTGCCTGGCCGTGACCAGCCTCTTCACCGGCGGCGGCCCTCCGGACACGGGCTGGACCTTTTACGTGCCGTTCAGCGAGCGGACCACGACCAACGTCTCGCTGGCCGTGGTCGCGGTCTTCATTCTGGGCTTTTCGTCCATTCTGACCGGACTCAACTTCATCACCACCATCCACCGCCTGCGCGCTCCCCAAATGAGCTGGGGCAAGCTCCCGCTGTTCACCTGGTCGCTCTACGCAACGGCCTGGATTCAGTTGCTGGCCACGCCAGTGCTGGGCATCACCGTGGCCCTGGTCTTCATCGAGAGGTGGCTCGGCATCGGGCTCTTCGATCCCTCCAAAGGCGGGGACCCGCTCCTGTACCAGCATCTGTTCTGGATCTATTCGCATCCGGCCGTGTACATCATGATCGTTCCGGCCATGGGCGTTGTCTCCGAGATCATCCCCGCCTTCGCGCGCAAGTCCATCTTCGGCTACAAGGCCATCGCCATATCGAGCTTGGCCATCGCCTTCGCGGGTTCCCTGGTCTGGGCGCACCACATGTTCACCAGCGGCATGAGCGACACCGCCGTCATGGTCTTTTCCTTCCTGACCTTCGTGGTGGCCATCCCTTCGGCCATCAAGGTCTTCAACTGGGTGGCCACCCTGTACAAGGGCTCCATCTATCTGGATCCGCCGCTCATGTTCGCGCTCGGTTTCATCTTCCTCTTCTCGGCCGGAGGATTGACCGGGCTGGTGCTTGGTTCGGCGGGCACGGACATCCATGTTCACGACACCTATTTCGTGGTCGCACATTTTCACTATGTCATTTTCGGCGGCACGGGGTTCGGGCTCTTTGCGGCCATGCTCTTCTGGTTTCCGAAGTTCTTCGGGCGCATGTACGATCGCCGCATGGCCAACGTGAGCTGGTACCTGCTCATCGGCGGGTTCAACATGCTCTATTTTCCGATGTTCGTGATCGGCCTGCAGGGCATGCCTCGTCGTTATTACGACTATCTGCCCATGTACCACACCGGACAAATGGTCTCGACCATCGGCTCCTGGGTGCTTGTCGCAGGGCTCATCGTCTTGTTTTACAGTCTTTCCAGGTGTTTTTACGGGCCACGCACCGTGGGCAACAATCCCTGGGGAGCGGCCACTCTGGAATGGACCCTGCCGAGCCCGCCGCCGCACCTGACCTTCCTTGATCCGCCGGACGTGCCGCGCGGCCCCTATTCCTACGAGGGGGTGACGCGCGATGAGTGA
- a CDS encoding sigma-54-dependent transcriptional regulator: MANILIIDDDQDFSRSFQRIIERIGHPCQVAQTIKDAFDRLQGMDCDLIFLDVNLPDGNGLAHIKQFQSFPSLPEVVILTGDGDSDGATLAIANGAWDYVGKPISLNNIMLILQRTIAYRASKEQNRGPRKVKRSAIIGESPAIMDCLEVMGKAADSKSNVIITGETGTGKELFARGIHENGSTPGKLVVIDCTNLSTHLAESTLFGHTKGSFTSAHEARDGLFKLANNGTVFLDEIGELSLELQKSLLRVLQEHKFRPIGSEKEVSSNFRVIAATNRDLRLMVEQGLFRNDLYYRLNGHQIEIPPLRSRKEDILLLAEYYAEKICRESSISPKTLTPEFLNALHAYQWPGNVREFVNTMAVAIDNCQDEPSLYSHHLPVDVRISIARNSFRHNPDKEQPTLLEPGRIHGAIPLPFSPGDDLPPLREVREIVVGHLENTYMRQLLGLCANDVPTACERSGLSRARLYELLKKHSIRLK; encoded by the coding sequence ATGGCCAACATTCTCATAATTGATGACGATCAGGATTTTTCCCGTTCCTTTCAGCGGATCATCGAACGCATTGGCCATCCTTGTCAGGTCGCTCAAACCATCAAGGATGCTTTCGACCGACTGCAAGGCATGGACTGCGATCTCATATTTCTCGACGTCAATCTGCCCGACGGCAACGGGCTAGCACACATCAAGCAATTCCAGTCCTTTCCCTCTCTGCCGGAGGTCGTCATCCTGACCGGTGACGGTGATTCCGACGGCGCGACCCTGGCCATCGCCAACGGAGCCTGGGATTATGTGGGCAAACCCATTTCCCTGAACAACATCATGCTCATCCTGCAGCGCACCATTGCCTACCGGGCCTCCAAGGAGCAGAATCGTGGGCCGCGCAAGGTCAAGCGCAGCGCCATCATCGGCGAAAGCCCGGCCATCATGGACTGCCTTGAGGTCATGGGCAAGGCGGCCGACAGCAAGTCCAACGTCATCATCACCGGCGAAACGGGCACGGGCAAGGAACTTTTCGCCAGAGGCATCCACGAAAACGGCTCAACGCCTGGCAAGCTGGTGGTCATCGACTGCACAAACCTGTCCACCCATCTGGCCGAAAGCACCCTTTTCGGCCACACCAAGGGGTCCTTCACCAGCGCGCACGAAGCCCGGGACGGCCTCTTCAAGCTGGCCAACAACGGTACGGTTTTTCTGGACGAGATCGGCGAACTGAGCCTTGAGCTGCAAAAATCCCTGCTGCGCGTGCTGCAGGAGCACAAATTCCGCCCCATCGGATCGGAAAAGGAGGTCAGCAGCAATTTTCGGGTCATCGCCGCCACCAACCGCGACCTGCGCCTCATGGTCGAGCAGGGGCTTTTCCGCAACGACCTCTACTACCGCCTGAACGGCCACCAGATCGAAATTCCCCCGCTGCGTTCCCGCAAGGAAGACATCCTCCTGCTGGCCGAATACTACGCGGAAAAAATCTGCCGTGAGAGCAGCATCAGCCCCAAGACGCTCACGCCCGAATTTCTCAACGCCCTCCATGCCTATCAGTGGCCGGGCAATGTGCGCGAATTCGTCAACACCATGGCCGTGGCCATCGACAACTGTCAGGACGAACCGTCCCTGTACAGCCACCATCTGCCGGTGGATGTGCGCATCAGCATCGCCAGGAACTCCTTTCGCCACAACCCCGACAAGGAGCAGCCCACCCTGCTCGAACCCGGCCGCATTCACGGCGCCATTCCCCTGCCATTTTCACCCGGTGACGATCTGCCTCCGCTGCGAGAGGTGCGCGAAATCGTGGTCGGCCATCTTGAAAACACCTATATGCGCCAACTGCTCGGGCTCTGCGCCAATGATGTGCCCACGGCCTGCGAGCGCTCCGGTCTGTCCCGGGCGCGACTGTACGAACTGCTCAAGAAGCATTCCATCCGTTTGAAATGA